From the Cucurbita pepo subsp. pepo cultivar mu-cu-16 chromosome LG05, ASM280686v2, whole genome shotgun sequence genome, one window contains:
- the LOC111794610 gene encoding protein yippee-like At4g27740, which yields MAEYSNTTYSCRSCRNPLASGADLLSKSFLAKSGKAFLFSQAKNIVEGPKEQKLLITGIFKTADIHCSICDQVLGWKYLKAYDIKQKFKEGKFIIERAKIVKEYN from the exons ATGGCCGAGTACTCGAACACGACGTATAGCTGTAGAAGTTGCCGCAACCCGCTCGCCTCCGGAGCTGATCTCCTTTCCAAATCCTTCTTG GCAAAATCGGGAAAAGCGTTCCTATTCTCACAAGCAAAGAACATAGTGGAGGGCCCAAAAGAGCAGAAGCTGCTAATAACAGGTATCTTCAAAACTGCAGACATACACTGCAGCATCTGTGATCAAGTTTTGGGTTGGAAGTATCTCAAAGCTTATGATATCAAGCAGAAGTTCAAGGAAGGAAAGTTCATCATCGAAAGGGCTAAGATCGTCAAGGAATACAACTAA